In Monodelphis domestica isolate mMonDom1 chromosome 3, mMonDom1.pri, whole genome shotgun sequence, the following proteins share a genomic window:
- the LOC100011696 gene encoding olfactory receptor 7C1-like, producing the protein MLFLLLFSSRNISPMVPGNQTQFTEFLLLGFSETPEHQGPLFGLFLVMYLVTVVGNLLLMLIVTSDSHLHTPMYFFVSNLSFVDLCIITTTVPNMLVNFLKQSKVIPYAGCLAQLYFFTAFGSLDNFLLTAMAYDRFVAICHPLHYATIMSPRLCVLLVLLSWIISLVQSLIQNLMVTRLSFCRDHEIQHFFCDFPQILKLSCSDTFINYMVLYITTGLLGIVPLTGIVFSYSQIFSSILKVPSAKGKYKAFSTCGSHLSVVSLFYGTGIGVYLSSSTTQSSWKSTVASAMYAVIIPMLNPFIYSLRNKDIKDALRKIISKGTSFE; encoded by the coding sequence ATGCTCTTCTTACTTCTCTTTTCCAGCAGAAACATCAGTCCCATGGTACCAGGAAACCAAACACAATTCACTGAATTTCTACTCCTGGGATTTTCTGAGACACCAGAGCATCAGGGTCCCctctttggacttttcttggtCATGTACTTGGTCACTGTGGTTGGAAATCTGCTTTTAATGCTAATTGTTACTTCTGACTCTCACCTCCATACACCCATGTACTTCTTTGTCTCCAATCTGTCCTTTGTGGATCTCTGTATCATAACCACTACAGTTCCCAATATGCTGGTGAACTTCTTGAAACAAAGTAAGGTTATACCCTATGCTGGCTGTCTTGCCCAGTTGTACTTCTTCACGGCTTTTGGTAGTTTGGACAATTTCCTTCTCACTGCAATGGCCTATGACCGTTTTGTGGCAATCTGTCACCCTCTGCATTATGCAACCATCATGAGCCCTAGACTCTGTGTCCTCTTGGTGCTACTCTCCTGGATAATAAGCCTTGTACAGTCCCTCATTCAGAATCTGATGGTAACAAGGCTCTCTTTCTGTAGAGATCATGAAATTCAGCACTTCTTTTGTGATTTCCCTCAAATTTTGAAACTCTCTTGTTCTGACACCTTTATCAATTATATGGTATTATATATTACGACTGGGCTACTGGGTATTGTCCCACTCACAGGGATTGTTTTCTCATACAGTCAGATCTTTTCTTCAATTTTGAAAGTCCCATCTGCTAAGGGTAAGTACAAAGCCTTTTCTACCTGTGGATCTCATCTCTCTGTTGTTTCTTTATTCTATGGTACAGGGATAGGAGTATATTTAAGTTCTTCCACTACCCAATCTTCCTGGAAGAGCACAGTTGCTTCAGCAATGTATGCTGTGATCATCCCCATGTTGAACCCCTTCATTTATAGTCTAAGGAACAAAGACATAAAAGATGCCCTTAGGAAGATAATTAGCAAAGGAACTTCCTTTGAGTGA